One stretch of Bactrocera tryoni isolate S06 unplaced genomic scaffold, CSIRO_BtryS06_freeze2 scaffold_7, whole genome shotgun sequence DNA includes these proteins:
- the LOC120781798 gene encoding uncharacterized protein LOC120781798, whose product MSNIFETQDEGDILEALKTIIAGQKNIQERLEKLEENICITLQSQKTLSEGQSSLVHNQTAIFEKLNEMESKIVEKAEVLAQNKSIRECKVLLKRVEQSVCRMTGEVTDKELDDVASTFPMESQATVAEVEDRLQSQDYAQAMTAFLHKLKGASDNVADVIPKVFSDELMEGYNWDGRWSKKSLCKLALVDTILRNVFQQQGCRSFEQNIKRSILLSHHRLKQRNKGANCEDDDDINLDWNLGPEDRHLDIQGNEQESEQFDLESFTIPDENFVEEDDKADVQIKRYYTGYAMTKTQSDLTLYSEALIRAKNYKDDGDLRLVNPSDRVFEECRLQMMW is encoded by the exons atgagtaACATATTCGAGACGCAAGATGAAGGTG atataCTTGAAGCGTTAAAAACGATCATTGCGGGCCAAAAGAATATTCAGGAAAGGCTGGAAAAATTGgaggaaaatatatgtataactttgcAGAGCCAAAAAACGCTTAGTGAAGGCCAATCGTCACTGGTTCAcaaccaaactgcaatatttgaaaaactgaaTGAGATGGAGTCGAAA atTGTCGAAAAGGCTGAGGTTTTGGCGCAAAATAAGTCAATCAGAGAATGCAAAGTTCTCTTAAAACGAGTTGAGCAGTCAGTGTGCCGCATGACCGGCGAAGTGACTGATAAGGAGCTGGACGACGTCGCTAGCACTTTTCCGATGGAGTCGCAAGCAACAGTTGCGGAAGTGGAAGATAGACTGCAAAGCCAAGACTATGCCCAAGCAATG ACTGCATTCCTCCACAAACTTAAAGGCGCCAGTGATAATGTGGCTGACGTAATACCTAAGGTTTTCTCAGATGAGCTCATGGAAGGTTATAATTGGGATGGCAGATGGAGCAAGAAATCCCTATGCAAGTTGGCGCTGGTTGATACCATTTtaagaa ATGTGTTTCAACAACAAGGATGTAGGAGTTTTGAGCAAAATATAAAGCGGTCAATACTGCTCAGCCATCACAGGTTAAAGCAGcgta ataagGGGGCTAATTGTGAGGATGATGACGACATAAATTTAGATTGGAACCTAGGCCCCGAAGATCGTCATCTAGATATACAGGGAAACGAACAGGAATCTGAGCAATTCGACCTGGAATCTTTCACTATTCCagatgaaaattttgttgaagaaGACGACAAAGCTGACGTCCAGATCAAGCGTTATTACACTGGCTATg CAATGACGAAGACACAAAGCGATTTAACGCTGTATTCGGAGGCCCTAATCAGAGCTAAAAACTATAAGGATGACGGCGACTTAAGGCTAGTCAATCCTAGTGATAGGGTCTTCGAAGAGTGTCGACTGCAGATGATGTG gtaa